The following are from one region of the Bacillota bacterium genome:
- a CDS encoding 50S ribosomal protein L10: MARPEKEAAVAELKEKLSRARSVVLTDYRGLTVAEITELRKRLREAGLEYRVAKNTLTRLAAQEKVGAALDPYLIGPTALAFSYEDPVVPAKILTEFARSYRALEIKGAILEDEVIDAAAVQELAELPSYEVLVAQLLGVLQGPVRGLVTVLGGPQRKLVYALDAIRKEKEQMAG, translated from the coding sequence GTGGCACGACCCGAAAAAGAAGCAGCCGTGGCCGAGCTAAAGGAAAAACTCAGCCGGGCCCGTTCGGTCGTTCTAACGGATTATCGTGGTCTAACGGTGGCAGAGATTACAGAGCTTAGGAAGAGGCTGCGAGAAGCAGGGCTTGAATACCGAGTAGCGAAAAACACCCTTACGCGCCTGGCCGCCCAGGAAAAGGTGGGTGCAGCGTTGGATCCATACTTAATCGGTCCCACCGCTTTAGCCTTCTCTTATGAAGACCCGGTGGTTCCGGCTAAGATCTTAACCGAGTTTGCTCGGAGCTATCGAGCTCTCGAAATCAAAGGTGCGATTCTAGAAGATGAGGTCATTGATGCCGCCGCCGTGCAGGAGTTGGCTGAACTGCCATCCTACGAGGTATTGGTAGCTCAGTTGCTGGGAGTATTGCAGGGTCCGGTGCGTGGACTGGTCACTGTTTTGGGCGGTCCGCAAAGGAAGTTGGTTTATGCGCTGGACGCTATCCGGAAGGAAAAAGAA